DNA from Anaerobranca gottschalkii DSM 13577:
ATTTCATGGGGAAATTCTGCAGTATCGGCAAGTAACACAGTTTTTTCTTTACTAACTTCTAGTATACCTCCACCAATAGCTACATACTGTTCTTTCCCATCTTTCTTAATCAACAACTGACTTATGTCAATTGTTGTAACTAAAGGGGCATGGTTAGCTAAAATACCAATATCTCCATCTACTGCCCTAGCCATAATCATATCGACTTCTTCTGACATGACCTTCCGTTCTGGGGTGACTAACTCAAATAAAAATTTCATTAGGCATTACTCCCCTTTTTCTGCTCTTTCTATAACTTCATCAATGGTTCCAGCCATGTAGAAGTAACTTTCAGGAATATCATCATGTTTACCTTCAATAATTTCTTTAAATCCTCGAATTGTCTCTTTCAAAGGTACGTATTTACCTGGAGTTCCTGTAAAGGCCTCAGCTACGAAGAATGGCTGAGATAAGAATCTCTGAATTTTCCTTGCTCTACTAACAATTAACTTATCTTCTTCAGATAATTCATCCATACCTAAAATTGCAATAATATCTTGCAACTCTTTATAACGTTGAAGTACTTGCTGTACTCCCCTTGCTACTTTGTAGTGTTCTTCCCCTACAATATTAGGATCGAGAATCCTTGAAGATGAGTCTAAGGGGTCAACGGCAGGATAAATACCTAATTCCGCAATTCTACGGGAAAGGTTAGTTGTAGCATCTAAGTGGGCAAAGGTTGTAGCAGGTGCTGGGTCTGTATAGTCATCGGCTGGAACGTATATTGCTTGTATTGAAGTAATTGAACCTTTTTTAGTAGAGGTTATCCGTTCTTGTAATTGACCCATTTCTGATTGTAGTGTAGGCTGATAACCTACTGCAGAAGGCATCCTACCTAATAGGGCAGAAACTTCAGAACCTGCCTGGGTGAAACGGAAAATATTATCGATAAACAATAGAACATCTTGACCTTCTTGATCTCTAAAGTATTCAGCCATTGTCAAACCTGTTAAAGCAACCCTTAACCTTGCTCCTGGAGGCTCATTCATTTGCCCAAAAACTAAGGCCGTTTTATCTATAACCCCAGAATCTTTCATTTCATAGTATAAATCATTACCTTCCCTAGTTCTTTCACCTACACCGGTAAATACTGAGTATCCACCATGCTCAGTGGCAATGTTTCTGATTAGTTCCATTATTAGTACTGTCTTACCTACACCAGCACCTCCAAAAAGACCGATTTTACCACCCCTTGGATAAGGTGCTAACAAATCAACAACTTTAATTCCCGTTTCTAAAATAGCTGCTGAAGTGTCTTGATCTTCTAATGATGGTGCACTTTTATGAATTTGATGTCTTTCTTTAGCCTTTACTTCCCCTTGGCCATCGATGGGTTCACCAAGTACGTTAAATAATCTACCAAGGGTTTCTTTCCCAACTGGTACACTAATAGGAGCACCGGTGTCAATAGCTTCCATACCCCTTACTAATCCATCAGTACTATCCATAGCTACACATCTTACTGAATTATCTCCAAGGTGTTGTGCAACTTCCACCACTAATTTGGAGTTATCACCATTAACATTTAATGGTATTTCAATAGCATTGTATATTTTCGGTAATTTTCCACCAGCAAAAGAAATATCTACTACTGGACCTATTATTTGAGTTATTTTACCTTTATTCATTGGCCCTTCCTCCTTTCACTTTCTAGTCTAAAGCATTGGCTCCATTGACAATTTCAAGGATCTCTTGGGTAATAGAAGCTTGACGGGCCCTGTTATATGTCAATGTTAATTTTTCAATCATTTCAGATGCATTATCGGTAGCTGATCCCATGGCAGTCATCCTAGCACCATGTTCCGCCGCCTTAGATTCTACCAGTGCTTGATATAGTTTACCTGTTAAATATTTAGGTATCAAATTATCTAATACCTCTTCTACAGAAGGCTCAAACAGATAAATGTTACTTATCTTTTCTCCTTTTCTTTCCACTGGCAACAGTCTCTCAATTACAACCCTTTGTGTTAAGGCATTAATAAATTGAGTATAAATTATATTTACTTCACTGAAAAGGCCTTCCTCTAATAATTGGGCAACTGTTCCATAGATTCTCTGACCATGATTATAATTTGGTTCATCACCAATATCTAAAAACTCCGCTACTATATTGTAACCTTGTTTTTTCATGAGATCTCTAGCTTTTCGTCCCACAACTATTACATAGGAATTTTCTTTATCGATGGTTTTTTGAGCTGTTCTTAGAACATTAGCATTATAACCACCACAAAGACCTCTATCTGCAGTTACAACAATAAAGGCTGGTTTCCCTTGAGGATTCCCTTCAATGATTGGGTTAGTATAATCTCTACTGTTACTCAATACCCTTTCAACAACTTCTTGCATTTTAGCGGCATAAGGCTTTGATTGAATTACTTTATCTTGAGACCTACGTAGTTTTGCCGCTGCCACCATTTCCATAGCTTTGGTTATCTGTTTAGTATTAGTAACTGTCTTTATCCTTCTTTTAATATCTCTGATACCTTGCATAGCATCACCTCATCCCTTTACCGGGAACTTAAGCCCCAATAAAGATCTTTTTGAATTCTTCTATTGCTTCCCTTAACTTAACCTCAGTTTCATCAGAGATTTTTTGCTCAGCCATTATGGCCTCTCCAATTTCTGCCTTATTTTGTTTCATAAATTTAATGAATTCACTTTCAAACTGAGCAATTTGTTTTACTTCAATATCATCAAGATAACCTTTAACCCCTGCAAAGATTATGTAGATTTGCTCTAATACAGGTTTAGGTTGATATTGACCTTGTTTTAATATTTCTGTTAACCTTTCACCCCTTGCCAATTTAGCTTGGGTCGCTTTATCTAAGTCAGAACCAAACTGAGCAAAGGCTGCCAATTCTTTATACTGGGCAAGTTCTAGACGCAAAGTACCAGCAACTTGTTTCATAGCTTTAATTTGGGCACTTCCACCTACCCTTGATACTGATAAACCGACATTTATTGCTGGACGGATACCTGCATAAAATAAATCACCTTCTAAGAATATCTGCCCATCGGTTATAGAAATAACGTTTGTAGGGATATATGCTGATACGTCACCTGCTTGAGTTTCAATAATTGGTAAAGCTGTAATTGAGCCGCCACCTAACTCATCATTGAGTTTAGCTGCCCTTTCTAATAATCTAGAATGGAGATAGAATACATCCCCTGGATATGCTTCACGACCTGGTGGCCTTCTTAAAAGTAGTGAAAGCTCTCTATAAGCGGCAGCGTGTTTTGATAAATCATCATAAATAATTAACACGTGTTTTCCTTGGTACATAAACTCTTCACCCATGGCAGTTCCAGAATAAGGGGCAAGATAAAGTAACGGAGCTGGTTCACTGGCAGTTGCTGCAACAACGATTGTATAATCCATAGCTCCTGCTTCTTCTAATTTTTTAACTACCCCTGCCACTGTTGAGTTCTTTTGCCCAATTGCTACATAAATACAAATTACTCCTGTATCCTTTTGATTTAAGATAGTATCAACGGCAATGGCGGTTTTACCTGTACCCCTATCACCGATTATCAGCTCCCTTTGACCTCTACCAATTGGAACCATTGCATCAATAGCCTTAATACCTGTTTGTAACGGTTCATGTACACTTTTTCTGCTCATAACCCCTGTTGCCTTTCTTTCTACAGGGCGGAATTTATTGCTGTTGATAGGTCCCTTTCCATCTATAGGTTGACCTAGTGGATTAACTATACGACCTATTAAGCTATCTCCCACAGGAACTTCAACTATCCTTCCAGTCCTTTTAACGATATCCCCTTCTTTAATATCAATATAGGGACCTAAAATTATTGCACCTACATTATCTTCTTCAAGGTTAAGAGCCATTCCATAAATTTCTCCAGGGAATTCTAAAAGCTCTCCTTGCATAGCTTGATCTAGGCCATGAATCCTAGCAATACCATCACCTACTTGAATTACAGTTCCTGTATCCACGACTTCAAGGCTTTGTCCATAGCTTTCTATTTGTTTTTTAATAACTGAACTTATCTCTTCTGGCCGTAGTTTAATGTTCATTATTCCCTCACCTCAACTTCCATTACTTGTGCCTTTAACAAAGAATCTTTGATTTTATCTATTTGATGTTTAATACTACCATCAATAACTTTATTGCCTAGTTTAATAATTACTCCACCAAGAATACTAGGATCTTTTATACTTTTGATATTTATTTCTTTTCGGGTCATCTTAATTAGACCTTCCCTTAGCCTTTGAATTTGTTCCTCATCTAATTCAATGGCAGTTGTTACCTCCACATTAATTAAGCCTTTAGCTTTTTCTGCTAGATTAACATAACTGGCTAAAGAATCTTTTATTTGGGAAGCTCTACCTTTTTCTACCATTAGGGCTATAAAAGCAATAGTGTGCTGGTGTAGATTATCCTTCAAACCCTGATTAATAAGGGATAGCTTATCTTCCTTAGAAATTTTAGGGTTTTCGAAAATTCTTTGAAGTTCTGGAGTAGTGTTAAAAACTTCCATTAAAAAGAGACAATCTTCTGTTATTCTATCCACTAAATTATTTTCTTCTGCTATTTTAAATAAACCTAAAGCATATCGATTAGCGATGGTACTTTTCATAACTTTCTCCCATCCCTTCGATAACTTTAGAAATTAAATGATCATTTTTTTCTTTAGTTAAATTTTCTTCAATAACTTTTGATGCGATCATAGTAGATAATATCGCCAATTCATCTTTAAGCTGTGTAACAGCTCTAGCTTTTTCAAGTTGAATTTCTTTTCTAGCCCTTTCAAGGATTTTTTCAGCCTCTTTTTTCGCTTCTTTGATTATTTCCTCTTTTGCCTCATTACCCCTTGATACAGCTTTTTCGATGATTTCCTTTGCTTCATCCTTTGCCTTTTCTAACCTTTCTTCTAACTCTGCCTTAATTTTTTCAGCTTCTTCCCTATTCTTCCGGGCAATTTCAATATCAGATTTAATTCTATTAGCCCTTTGGTCTAGTACTTCCGTCACAGGGCGAAATAACAACCATCTAAGAATTAAGAAAAGACCAACTACAGAAACAAGGGTAAAAAATACAGTGGAAAAAAGATATTCTAACAAAATAAGCCCTCCTTTCACTGAAGGTTATTATAAATATGTGT
Protein-coding regions in this window:
- the atpG gene encoding ATP synthase F1 subunit gamma, whose translation is MQGIRDIKRRIKTVTNTKQITKAMEMVAAAKLRRSQDKVIQSKPYAAKMQEVVERVLSNSRDYTNPIIEGNPQGKPAFIVVTADRGLCGGYNANVLRTAQKTIDKENSYVIVVGRKARDLMKKQGYNIVAEFLDIGDEPNYNHGQRIYGTVAQLLEEGLFSEVNIIYTQFINALTQRVVIERLLPVERKGEKISNIYLFEPSVEEVLDNLIPKYLTGKLYQALVESKAAEHGARMTAMGSATDNASEMIEKLTLTYNRARQASITQEILEIVNGANALD
- the atpA gene encoding F0F1 ATP synthase subunit alpha encodes the protein MKLRPEEISSVIKKQIESYGQSLEVVDTGTVIQVGDGIARIHGLDQAMQGELLEFPGEIYGMALNLEEDNVGAIILGPYIDIKEGDIVKRTGRIVEVPVGDSLIGRIVNPLGQPIDGKGPINSNKFRPVERKATGVMSRKSVHEPLQTGIKAIDAMVPIGRGQRELIIGDRGTGKTAIAVDTILNQKDTGVICIYVAIGQKNSTVAGVVKKLEEAGAMDYTIVVAATASEPAPLLYLAPYSGTAMGEEFMYQGKHVLIIYDDLSKHAAAYRELSLLLRRPPGREAYPGDVFYLHSRLLERAAKLNDELGGGSITALPIIETQAGDVSAYIPTNVISITDGQIFLEGDLFYAGIRPAINVGLSVSRVGGSAQIKAMKQVAGTLRLELAQYKELAAFAQFGSDLDKATQAKLARGERLTEILKQGQYQPKPVLEQIYIIFAGVKGYLDDIEVKQIAQFESEFIKFMKQNKAEIGEAIMAEQKISDETEVKLREAIEEFKKIFIGA
- the atpF gene encoding F0F1 ATP synthase subunit B, whose protein sequence is MLEYLFSTVFFTLVSVVGLFLILRWLLFRPVTEVLDQRANRIKSDIEIARKNREEAEKIKAELEERLEKAKDEAKEIIEKAVSRGNEAKEEIIKEAKKEAEKILERARKEIQLEKARAVTQLKDELAILSTMIASKVIEENLTKEKNDHLISKVIEGMGESYEKYHR
- a CDS encoding F0F1 ATP synthase subunit epsilon → MKFLFELVTPERKVMSEEVDMIMARAVDGDIGILANHAPLVTTIDISQLLIKKDGKEQYVAIGGGILEVSKEKTVLLADTAEFPHEIDIKRAEEAKKRAELRLEQRSGEINVKRAEIALRKALTRIEVAEKGK
- the atpH gene encoding ATP synthase F1 subunit delta codes for the protein MKSTIANRYALGLFKIAEENNLVDRITEDCLFLMEVFNTTPELQRIFENPKISKEDKLSLINQGLKDNLHQHTIAFIALMVEKGRASQIKDSLASYVNLAEKAKGLINVEVTTAIELDEEQIQRLREGLIKMTRKEINIKSIKDPSILGGVIIKLGNKVIDGSIKHQIDKIKDSLLKAQVMEVEVRE
- the atpD gene encoding F0F1 ATP synthase subunit beta, with translation MNKGKITQIIGPVVDISFAGGKLPKIYNAIEIPLNVNGDNSKLVVEVAQHLGDNSVRCVAMDSTDGLVRGMEAIDTGAPISVPVGKETLGRLFNVLGEPIDGQGEVKAKERHQIHKSAPSLEDQDTSAAILETGIKVVDLLAPYPRGGKIGLFGGAGVGKTVLIMELIRNIATEHGGYSVFTGVGERTREGNDLYYEMKDSGVIDKTALVFGQMNEPPGARLRVALTGLTMAEYFRDQEGQDVLLFIDNIFRFTQAGSEVSALLGRMPSAVGYQPTLQSEMGQLQERITSTKKGSITSIQAIYVPADDYTDPAPATTFAHLDATTNLSRRIAELGIYPAVDPLDSSSRILDPNIVGEEHYKVARGVQQVLQRYKELQDIIAILGMDELSEEDKLIVSRARKIQRFLSQPFFVAEAFTGTPGKYVPLKETIRGFKEIIEGKHDDIPESYFYMAGTIDEVIERAEKGE